One region of bacterium genomic DNA includes:
- the recF gene encoding DNA replication and repair protein RecF (All proteins in this family for which functions are known are DNA-binding proteins that assist the filamentation of RecA onto DNA for the initiation of recombination or recombinational repair.), whose protein sequence is MGVCGYANAPNLMFIRRIVLRSFRNFTNLELNPSKGIILIKGGNAQGKSNLLEGLHFLSVLKSLRAREDSDLINKNSQRAYIRGEVSREGRIYIIECYISEQGKAVKVDYKFRKVGEATGKCVSILYRDEDKEIVRGEPARRRDYLDEELSLLFPRYRDALSSFRKALSQRNALLKTEVSQDELQPWNEEFAQLSSVLIKMRKQFIAELLPYFQEVHMRITEGREKAWLRYSATTGETAEEILKALKEMEAEEREKGMSLIGPQRDDMEIGINDMDARYFSSLGQARTLSLSLRLAQYIYTKQLLGDSPVFLFDDLTSDLEEERRKKIGEILRSMEQVFIATTERNLFPLPIDMEIELKNGRIARIS, encoded by the coding sequence TTGGGTGTATGTGGTTATGCCAATGCACCCAACCTAATGTTCATCAGGAGGATTGTCCTCCGCTCATTTCGCAACTTCACCAACCTTGAGCTAAACCCCTCAAAAGGGATAATCCTTATAAAGGGAGGAAACGCACAAGGGAAAAGCAATCTATTGGAGGGGCTTCATTTCCTCTCCGTCCTTAAATCCCTTCGTGCAAGAGAGGATTCAGATTTAATTAACAAGAACTCTCAAAGAGCCTATATCAGGGGGGAGGTGTCAAGGGAAGGAAGGATTTACATAATTGAGTGTTATATCAGTGAGCAGGGAAAAGCTGTGAAGGTTGATTACAAGTTCAGAAAAGTGGGAGAGGCAACAGGAAAATGTGTTTCCATTCTTTATCGGGATGAGGATAAGGAGATTGTAAGGGGCGAACCCGCGAGGAGAAGGGATTACTTAGATGAAGAGCTTTCCCTCCTTTTCCCTCGCTATAGAGACGCCCTTTCTTCCTTTCGCAAGGCTCTCTCACAGCGCAACGCCCTTTTAAAAACCGAGGTCTCACAGGATGAACTGCAGCCCTGGAACGAGGAGTTCGCCCAACTCTCAAGCGTTCTTATAAAAATGAGAAAGCAGTTCATAGCGGAGCTCCTTCCTTATTTCCAAGAAGTACATATGAGAATCACGGAGGGAAGGGAAAAAGCGTGGCTCCGCTACTCCGCAACGACGGGAGAAACGGCAGAGGAGATACTGAAGGCATTGAAAGAAATGGAAGCAGAGGAGAGGGAGAAAGGAATGAGCTTGATAGGACCCCAGAGAGATGATATGGAAATAGGGATAAACGATATGGATGCGAGATATTTCTCTTCACTTGGACAAGCGAGAACTCTTTCGCTTTCCCTTCGCCTCGCCCAGTATATTTACACAAAGCAACTCTTGGGCGATTCCCCTGTTTTCCTCTTTGACGACCTCACCTCAGACCTTGAAGAGGAAAGGAGAAAGAAGATAGGGGAAATTCTGCGAAGTATGGAACAAGTGTTCATTGCCACGACGGAGAGAAACCTCTTCCCCTTACCCATTGATATGGAAATAGAGCTAAAGAATGGACGAATAGCCCGGATTTCCTAA
- the dnaN gene encoding DNA polymerase III subunit beta, producing MATLNKDELSKVLSHVVRLTTSQRTLPILSNIYIFPVENKLHLMASNYEMWIEEAIDFEGEIGSFLIKGKTFQEIVSSLDADEVAIEMEDDRVRISAGKTSYILEIWREEFPAPPAEEFAKHFTFSGEQLREGYSKVSFAVAKEDIRPEFTGILLDAREGQLNFVASDASRLALQRFPYEGEDFQFLLPEKAFAELVRVIDDEDEIIIAHNDLIAITGRKEGEVKFRLVSRAITRKFPAYDKVIPTQGKVQLMTAKSELMRALNRARIVARENMERVRLDIQKDRIIISAEAPAMGGFMEEVPAMVEGESESYVFNVQFLLDGLKVIDEENVRLTLNEPTQAAKMEKGEGEDWVYVVMPMHPT from the coding sequence ATGGCAACTCTTAACAAGGACGAGCTTTCAAAGGTTCTCAGTCATGTGGTGCGCCTCACAACCTCGCAGAGAACTCTTCCCATACTTTCCAACATCTACATTTTCCCGGTCGAGAACAAGCTCCATCTTATGGCTTCCAACTACGAGATGTGGATTGAGGAAGCGATAGATTTTGAGGGAGAAATCGGAAGTTTCCTCATAAAAGGGAAAACTTTTCAGGAGATTGTCTCCTCATTAGATGCGGATGAAGTGGCGATAGAGATGGAGGATGACAGAGTACGCATATCAGCGGGGAAGACAAGTTATATATTGGAGATATGGAGAGAAGAATTCCCAGCTCCACCCGCTGAGGAGTTCGCGAAGCATTTCACTTTCAGTGGCGAGCAATTGAGGGAAGGATATTCCAAGGTCTCCTTCGCCGTGGCGAAGGAGGACATACGCCCAGAGTTCACGGGCATCCTCTTAGATGCAAGGGAAGGTCAACTTAATTTCGTCGCCTCCGATGCCTCACGCCTCGCCCTACAGCGTTTCCCCTATGAAGGGGAGGATTTTCAATTCCTTCTGCCGGAGAAGGCTTTCGCTGAATTGGTGAGGGTAATAGATGATGAGGACGAAATTATCATAGCCCATAACGACCTCATAGCGATAACGGGAAGAAAAGAAGGGGAGGTGAAATTCCGCCTCGTTTCCCGCGCGATAACGAGGAAATTCCCCGCTTACGATAAAGTCATCCCCACGCAGGGGAAAGTCCAACTGATGACGGCAAAAAGCGAATTAATGCGAGCGCTCAACAGAGCGAGGATAGTGGCGAGGGAGAATATGGAAAGGGTCAGGCTGGATATCCAAAAGGATAGGATTATAATCTCAGCAGAAGCCCCAGCTATGGGAGGATTTATGGAAGAGGTTCCTGCTATGGTTGAGGGGGAGAGCGAAAGTTATGTGTTCAATGTTCAGTTTCTCCTTGACGGCTTAAAGGTTATTGATGAGGAAAATGTGCGACTTACCTTAAACGAACCAACTCAGGCAGCCAAAATGGAGAAGGGCGAAGGAGAGGATTGGGTGTATGTGGTTATGCCAATGCACCCAACCTAA
- a CDS encoding Gfo/Idh/MocA family oxidoreductase: protein MRVRIGVAGTGSIFRGAHLPAYLSIPEAKLYAFYDSVPQKAEEAREIAKKLYEEEAKRAEEMGNIEKAKTLREDAKDFRVLSSFEGLCENVELVDICTPPNTHSKLAIEALERGVNVMCEKPMALTYLDCLEICEAVERTGRLYQHNENFIFDSLWYSLRKTVEGGIVGEPLLMIIPAAHGGPEWASWFWQGEIAGGGALLDNGIHAITCAWFIIGLDKEPVMVEAVPPVGIRTMIKKRIIEGKYEEVKVEDKGHILIRFEDKITGHWASALVEGSWYYQDTPQMSLIGSKGIVQIKFPWEEGGPALTFIDGKGNKFSIPVEGVGGFVGEIRNMVKCVLRGERSISDERMGAESQAIVGSAYMSQGLGRAVSLKEFKEFALRLKEEKKDKASAELLRQQLEWIAR from the coding sequence ATGCGAGTGAGAATCGGCGTAGCTGGAACTGGCTCTATCTTCAGAGGAGCTCACCTCCCAGCGTATCTCTCTATCCCTGAGGCAAAGCTCTACGCTTTCTACGATAGCGTTCCTCAGAAGGCTGAGGAGGCTAGGGAAATCGCGAAGAAGCTTTACGAGGAAGAAGCTAAAAGGGCGGAGGAAATGGGGAATATTGAAAAGGCGAAAACCCTTAGAGAGGATGCAAAAGATTTTCGGGTCTTGTCATCCTTTGAAGGGCTTTGCGAGAATGTGGAGCTCGTTGACATCTGCACACCTCCGAATACACATAGCAAGCTCGCCATAGAGGCACTTGAAAGGGGGGTAAATGTGATGTGTGAAAAGCCGATGGCGCTCACCTATCTTGATTGTCTTGAGATTTGCGAAGCTGTGGAGAGGACGGGAAGGCTTTATCAGCATAACGAGAACTTCATCTTTGATTCCCTATGGTATAGTCTGCGGAAAACTGTTGAAGGAGGGATAGTGGGAGAACCTCTTTTAATGATTATTCCCGCGGCTCACGGAGGACCGGAGTGGGCAAGCTGGTTCTGGCAGGGGGAGATTGCGGGTGGCGGTGCCCTTCTTGATAACGGAATTCATGCCATCACCTGCGCCTGGTTCATAATCGGTTTGGATAAGGAGCCCGTGATGGTTGAGGCTGTTCCCCCCGTGGGGATTAGGACGATGATTAAGAAAAGGATTATTGAGGGGAAATATGAGGAGGTAAAGGTGGAAGATAAAGGACATATACTCATAAGGTTTGAGGATAAGATAACAGGACATTGGGCGAGTGCACTCGTTGAGGGTTCTTGGTATTATCAGGATACTCCTCAGATGAGCTTGATTGGGAGCAAGGGGATAGTGCAGATAAAATTCCCTTGGGAGGAAGGAGGTCCAGCTTTAACATTCATTGATGGTAAAGGAAACAAGTTCTCCATTCCCGTTGAGGGAGTTGGAGGGTTCGTGGGGGAGATAAGGAATATGGTCAAGTGCGTTTTGCGGGGAGAACGCTCAATTTCGGATGAGAGGATGGGAGCGGAATCCCAGGCGATAGTTGGTTCGGCATATATGTCGCAGGGATTGGGAAGAGCCGTGAGCTTGAAGGAGTTCAAGGAATTTGCCCTGAGATTAAAGGAGGAGAAGAAGGATAAGGCATCAGCAGAGCTTCTTCGTCAGCAATTGGAATGGATAGCGCGATAA
- a CDS encoding ABC transporter ATP-binding protein: protein MKPLPWLLSWLRRYIWYILLGLVGSLGGGILVKVVADLSGEAINGVAQRNFQQVLNVCLKGLVVYFVIGICQYMGAYFLPRASNNIGMEIRKLLFSRLIGSPVSLFHKRRVGDLMSRVIVDVGVLEANIPSAVERLVASPIVALFLSVALFVLNWQLALLSAIALPLLGYLINIAGKKMRRVQIEIQRRLADLNTALENSFAFIKEIKALCAEHFEDNKFKNLAEKTFGSIMRGVRLRALLSPSIQFLGAVGVIGIILFAAWQIGKGANFDVGRLTSFVVLLSSVYQQMRGLGDGVMALQQCLGASTRLIELLEMTSIPERKEGVKIPSFRKEIKFEDVSFSYNGSEVLEGINVQVRKGEILAIVGPSGAGKTTFVDLIPHFYDPVEGKIEVDGKDIREIDVLSLRRQIAIVSQEPFIFGGTIRENLSYPEEVSEEEMREALEKVDLLDFVSSLPDGLDTVIGERGLTLSAGQRQRLAIARALLRKPAILILDEATANLDSIAEQRLLNAISQGGYTVILVAHRLSTARIADRIIVLNQGRIVEEGTHEELLKKGGLYARLYELQLGQNAESS, encoded by the coding sequence ATGAAACCTTTGCCCTGGTTATTATCCTGGCTCAGGCGATACATTTGGTATATCCTCTTGGGGCTTGTGGGTTCCCTGGGAGGTGGCATTTTGGTTAAGGTCGTTGCGGACCTATCTGGGGAAGCGATAAATGGAGTTGCCCAAAGAAACTTCCAACAAGTTCTAAATGTATGTCTTAAAGGATTGGTCGTTTATTTCGTCATTGGTATCTGCCAATATATGGGCGCCTATTTCCTTCCCCGTGCCTCAAATAACATAGGAATGGAAATTCGTAAGCTTCTCTTTTCCCGCCTCATCGGTTCTCCGGTTTCCCTCTTTCACAAAAGAAGGGTTGGGGACCTGATGTCAAGGGTTATTGTTGATGTGGGAGTGCTTGAAGCCAATATACCTTCTGCGGTGGAGAGGCTTGTTGCATCCCCTATAGTTGCTCTTTTTCTTTCCGTCGCGCTCTTTGTCCTCAATTGGCAACTTGCCCTCCTCAGCGCCATTGCCCTTCCGTTACTCGGCTACTTGATTAACATCGCAGGGAAAAAGATGAGGAGGGTTCAAATAGAGATTCAGCGAAGGCTCGCTGACCTGAACACGGCTTTGGAGAATTCTTTCGCATTCATCAAAGAGATAAAAGCCCTCTGCGCCGAGCATTTTGAGGATAACAAATTCAAGAACCTTGCGGAAAAGACCTTCGGCTCTATTATGCGAGGGGTAAGGTTAAGGGCGCTCCTTAGCCCTTCAATACAATTTTTGGGAGCGGTTGGGGTTATAGGAATAATCCTATTCGCCGCTTGGCAGATAGGAAAGGGGGCAAACTTTGATGTTGGCAGGTTAACAAGCTTCGTCGTCCTTCTGAGCTCCGTTTATCAACAGATGAGAGGGTTAGGGGATGGAGTTATGGCTCTCCAGCAGTGCTTAGGTGCTTCTACCCGCCTGATAGAGCTTTTGGAAATGACCTCCATCCCCGAGAGAAAAGAAGGGGTGAAAATTCCCTCATTTAGAAAGGAGATAAAGTTTGAAGATGTTTCCTTCTCCTATAATGGTTCCGAAGTTTTAGAGGGAATAAATGTTCAAGTTAGGAAAGGGGAGATTTTAGCGATAGTCGGTCCCTCGGGAGCCGGGAAAACAACCTTTGTTGACCTCATTCCCCATTTCTATGACCCAGTAGAAGGGAAGATAGAAGTTGATGGAAAGGATATAAGGGAAATAGATGTTCTCTCTCTTCGTCGGCAGATAGCAATCGTTTCTCAGGAGCCTTTCATCTTTGGGGGAACGATAAGGGAAAATCTTTCCTATCCAGAGGAAGTATCGGAGGAGGAAATGAGGGAAGCTTTGGAGAAGGTAGACCTTTTGGATTTCGTTTCCTCACTTCCAGATGGGTTGGACACAGTAATAGGGGAGAGGGGATTAACTCTTTCTGCTGGGCAGAGGCAGAGATTGGCGATAGCTCGTGCCCTCTTACGCAAGCCAGCAATTTTGATTCTGGACGAAGCGACAGCGAACTTGGATTCAATAGCGGAACAACGTCTTCTAAACGCTATCTCCCAAGGTGGGTATACGGTCATCCTCGTCGCCCACCGCCTATCAACTGCCCGCATTGCGGATAGGATAATCGTTCTCAATCAGGGAAGGATAGTGGAGGAGGGAACGCACGAGGAACTACTAAAGAAGGGAGGGTTATACGCCCGGTTATATGAGCTTCAATTAGGACAAAATGCGGAGAGTAGTTGA
- a CDS encoding DUF374 domain-containing protein, which translates to MRRVVEKILSFLAPYLGWLILWFVTITSRLIVVGRERIKPGSILASWHGSFSLPVFILRKLHLTCIVSPSEDGLLLERFLLLSGCKVIRGSTRKGGVTALRKASEELNRGEILGITPDGPLGPPRVPHKGVLFLAREGHPVIPVGVSAEPAIRLRTWDKHLLPLPFSRIVVSFGEPIFLKGGKEEIDIIKEAIDREEENAERLLKSEGNSLWEMLFPILLYNIAIFLLSPFILLALFLREVKGKHLRGWKERFGFVPKSKGGVWFHAVSVGEVMAVKPIIDIITSRAPEKKIFLSTITHTGRETANKHLSSLATIFFFPFDILPFPIIALKRLKPSLLCLVETEIWPNLIFIARLMNIPVLLVNGRISDKSLLSLRALRFFFAPFLRQINLLMQSERDARRVEMCGGKDVKVLGNTKFDQVSGLRSIEKLEGLRRDLGISEYEEVLLAGSTHPGEEEKVLRAYWDVRLSYPDLRLIIAPRHPERIPQVEALLAREGFSFVRRSSLPTLTLDPHSIILIDTVGELSTLYGLSTVSFVGGSLIPKGGHNILEPLVWGKPVLFGPYMNNFRDIAELAKREGVGIEVRNEKELGEKIKLLLSLPSWRKEIEEKALALIERMRGAGNRYADFILTLLAEQK; encoded by the coding sequence ATGCGGAGAGTAGTTGAGAAAATCCTTTCATTTTTAGCTCCCTATTTAGGCTGGCTAATCCTTTGGTTTGTCACAATAACTTCGCGCTTGATAGTCGTTGGAAGAGAAAGGATTAAGCCTGGCTCAATCCTTGCCTCCTGGCATGGTTCTTTTTCTCTTCCCGTTTTTATCTTGCGGAAATTGCATCTAACTTGCATCGTATCCCCTTCCGAGGATGGATTGCTTCTTGAAAGATTCCTCCTGCTGAGTGGGTGTAAGGTGATAAGAGGTTCAACGCGAAAGGGAGGGGTAACAGCGCTTCGCAAGGCGAGCGAGGAGCTTAACAGGGGAGAGATATTGGGGATAACTCCCGACGGACCGTTGGGACCGCCTCGCGTTCCCCATAAAGGGGTTCTCTTCTTAGCGAGGGAAGGACATCCAGTGATTCCCGTGGGCGTTTCCGCCGAACCCGCCATTCGTCTTAGAACATGGGATAAACACCTTCTACCTCTTCCTTTCTCCCGCATAGTGGTTTCCTTCGGTGAGCCGATTTTTTTGAAGGGAGGGAAGGAAGAAATTGATATTATAAAGGAAGCGATAGATAGGGAAGAGGAAAACGCAGAAAGGCTGTTGAAAAGCGAAGGAAATTCCCTCTGGGAAATGCTCTTCCCTATTTTGCTCTACAATATCGCCATTTTTCTGCTTTCTCCCTTCATTCTCTTAGCCCTTTTCCTGAGGGAGGTAAAAGGAAAGCACTTGAGGGGATGGAAGGAAAGGTTTGGTTTTGTCCCTAAATCAAAGGGAGGGGTCTGGTTTCACGCTGTCTCAGTTGGAGAAGTTATGGCTGTTAAGCCGATAATAGATATAATCACTTCCCGAGCCCCTGAAAAGAAAATATTCCTCTCCACGATAACGCATACAGGAAGGGAAACAGCAAACAAGCATCTTTCTTCCCTTGCCACAATCTTCTTTTTCCCTTTTGATATCCTACCTTTCCCCATTATAGCCCTGAAGAGACTCAAACCATCTCTCCTCTGCCTGGTTGAAACCGAGATATGGCCAAATTTGATTTTTATAGCGAGATTGATGAACATACCCGTTCTCTTGGTCAATGGTAGGATATCCGATAAAAGCCTTCTTTCCCTCAGGGCACTTCGTTTCTTCTTTGCTCCTTTCCTCAGGCAAATTAATCTCCTTATGCAATCCGAGAGAGATGCGAGGCGGGTGGAAATGTGTGGTGGGAAAGATGTAAAGGTGTTGGGAAATACTAAGTTCGACCAAGTTAGCGGGCTGAGGAGCATTGAGAAGTTGGAAGGTCTGCGAAGAGACCTCGGTATAAGTGAATATGAAGAGGTCCTTCTTGCCGGAAGCACACATCCAGGGGAAGAGGAGAAGGTTTTGCGGGCTTATTGGGATGTCAGGCTCTCTTATCCCGACCTTCGCTTGATAATCGCCCCTCGTCATCCGGAGAGAATCCCACAAGTGGAGGCGCTTCTCGCAAGAGAAGGTTTTTCCTTTGTGAGGAGAAGTTCTCTTCCCACCCTAACCTTAGACCCCCATTCCATCATCCTCATTGATACTGTCGGAGAATTATCAACACTTTACGGTCTCTCAACCGTTTCCTTTGTAGGGGGTAGTTTGATTCCCAAAGGTGGACACAATATCCTTGAGCCATTGGTATGGGGGAAACCAGTGCTCTTCGGACCCTACATGAACAATTTCCGCGATATAGCGGAATTGGCGAAGAGAGAGGGGGTGGGGATAGAGGTAAGAAACGAGAAGGAATTGGGGGAGAAAATCAAGCTCCTTTTATCCCTTCCCTCCTGGAGGAAGGAGATAGAGGAGAAGGCATTGGCTTTGATAGAGAGGATGCGCGGTGCAGGAAATAGATATGCTGATTTCATTTTAACTCTCCTTGCAGAGCAAAAATAA
- the lpxK gene encoding tetraacyldisaccharide 4'-kinase, translating into MRIEELWRKAISGEKGFFYDLFRFLLHMLSFLYLPLFVLFRWAQSLRPVKLPCPVISIGNLTLGGTGKTSLAILLARRLEEMGYKVAILCTGYGGKSQGKVRGKGVKEVGDEAFLLSANLEKGDVWAGRDRVKMAWEAIKEGAEVIILDDAMQYFRIEKDLEIAMLNAFSPFGYGYLFPRGSLREPITGLRRAQVIILNNADAVDDKGEIIERIRRINPSALIFEANYRSKELTETREGTIRGLDWLKGKKVMGVAGIGCPEGFRKTLEGLAGEVYFKAFPDHYDFKRKDIISLLSEAKMKGLSAIVMTEKDGIKIKELMGKELPQEVPFFVLRVELVISPHEPFWRKIRSVLF; encoded by the coding sequence ATGAGGATTGAAGAACTCTGGAGAAAAGCGATTAGCGGGGAAAAGGGCTTTTTCTATGACCTTTTTCGTTTCTTGCTACATATGTTATCTTTTCTTTATCTCCCTCTGTTCGTTCTTTTCCGGTGGGCACAGAGCCTTCGTCCAGTGAAGCTTCCCTGCCCCGTTATCAGCATAGGGAACCTAACCCTTGGCGGAACGGGAAAGACTTCCCTCGCAATTCTTTTAGCGAGGCGTTTGGAGGAGATGGGATATAAAGTTGCAATACTCTGCACAGGGTATGGCGGGAAAAGCCAAGGGAAAGTGAGGGGAAAGGGAGTAAAAGAAGTGGGGGATGAAGCTTTTCTCCTCTCTGCGAATCTGGAAAAGGGGGATGTCTGGGCGGGAAGGGATAGAGTGAAGATGGCGTGGGAAGCCATTAAAGAAGGGGCAGAAGTGATAATATTGGACGATGCGATGCAATATTTCCGCATAGAGAAGGACCTTGAAATAGCGATGCTTAACGCTTTCTCTCCATTTGGATATGGTTATCTTTTTCCTCGTGGTTCCCTTAGGGAGCCTATCACCGGTTTGAGGAGAGCGCAGGTCATAATCTTAAACAATGCGGATGCTGTGGATGATAAAGGGGAGATAATAGAGAGGATAAGGAGAATAAATCCTTCCGCCCTCATTTTTGAGGCGAATTACAGGTCCAAAGAGCTTACAGAGACAAGGGAAGGAACAATTAGGGGATTGGACTGGCTAAAAGGGAAAAAGGTGATGGGTGTGGCTGGCATAGGATGTCCAGAGGGATTTAGGAAGACGCTTGAGGGGTTAGCGGGAGAGGTTTATTTTAAAGCTTTTCCCGACCATTACGATTTTAAAAGAAAAGACATCATTTCCCTTTTGAGTGAGGCTAAAATGAAAGGGCTTTCCGCCATAGTGATGACGGAGAAAGATGGAATAAAGATAAAGGAATTAATGGGAAAGGAACTGCCACAGGAGGTTCCTTTTTTCGTTCTTCGGGTGGAGCTTGTCATCTCCCCGCACGAGCCTTTTTGGAGAAAGATACGCTCAGTTTTGTTTTAA
- a CDS encoding zinc metalloprotease HtpX yields the protein MNTFKTFLFMLFLTLLLVAIGSIWGRDGMLIALFFAGGLNFLSYYFSDKLVLAMYGAQEVSPSDPEGQLLYPIVEELSASAGIPTPRVYIVPHSSPNAFATGRNPQNSAVAVTAGLLKLLNPQEIKGVLAHEISHIKHRDTLIAVIAATLAGAIMLLARMLFFFAPVAGDDREGNILAVVAMVFLAIFAPLAALLIQMAISRSREYAADESGAKISGNPLYLASALEKLQAAARMIPLPASPNTAHLFIVNPLRGGDFIVRLFSTHPPIEERVKRLKEMAYSMGVR from the coding sequence ATGAACACTTTCAAAACGTTCTTGTTTATGCTCTTTCTTACCCTTCTCCTTGTTGCAATAGGGAGCATCTGGGGAAGGGATGGAATGCTTATAGCCCTCTTTTTCGCTGGAGGCTTGAATTTTCTTTCCTACTACTTCTCTGACAAGCTCGTTTTAGCTATGTATGGAGCACAGGAGGTTTCACCATCCGACCCAGAGGGACAGCTATTGTACCCAATAGTGGAGGAGCTATCTGCATCCGCAGGAATACCCACTCCTCGCGTTTACATCGTTCCCCATAGCTCACCTAATGCCTTTGCAACGGGTCGGAATCCCCAGAACTCCGCCGTCGCTGTAACGGCGGGACTATTGAAGCTTCTCAATCCCCAAGAAATAAAGGGAGTTTTAGCCCACGAGATATCTCATATCAAGCATAGGGACACCCTTATTGCTGTGATAGCTGCTACATTAGCTGGAGCAATAATGCTGCTTGCCCGTATGCTCTTCTTCTTTGCCCCCGTAGCGGGAGATGACAGGGAAGGGAATATACTGGCGGTAGTCGCGATGGTTTTCCTCGCGATCTTCGCTCCCCTTGCAGCTCTTCTAATTCAGATGGCGATATCTCGCTCCCGAGAATACGCGGCGGATGAATCGGGAGCAAAAATTTCGGGCAATCCTCTTTATCTTGCCAGCGCGCTTGAGAAACTGCAGGCTGCAGCGAGAATGATACCCCTTCCCGCCTCCCCAAATACAGCACATCTCTTCATAGTGAATCCTTTAAGGGGTGGGGATTTCATCGTTCGCCTCTTCTCCACCCACCCTCCAATAGAGGAGAGAGTGAAAAGGTTGAAAGAAATGGCCTATTCAATGGGGGTAAGGTGA
- the lepB gene encoding signal peptidase I, whose product MGLIAGLLIRKYLFFTAVVTLSSMEPTLLPGDRLLVERVGPNSALRNGEIIVLEDPFRKGETIIKRLIAQGDSWVAIYRGTVFVNGQPLYEPYIQEPPLYILPPVYVPPGYIFVLGDNRNRSEDSSDYGPIRRDLVKGVVVAIIWPLKRIKSFY is encoded by the coding sequence TTGGGATTGATTGCTGGACTTCTCATAAGGAAGTATCTCTTTTTCACTGCTGTTGTTACATTAAGCTCTATGGAGCCTACCCTTTTGCCTGGCGACCGTTTGCTTGTTGAAAGAGTAGGTCCAAATAGTGCACTTCGAAATGGAGAGATAATCGTCCTGGAGGACCCTTTTCGTAAAGGGGAAACAATCATTAAGCGACTCATTGCCCAAGGGGATAGTTGGGTAGCAATCTATCGGGGGACGGTTTTCGTCAATGGGCAGCCTTTATATGAACCCTATATACAGGAGCCTCCCCTTTATATCCTTCCACCTGTTTATGTTCCGCCAGGCTATATCTTCGTTTTGGGGGACAATAGGAACCGAAGCGAGGATTCCTCAGATTACGGACCGATTAGAAGGGATTTGGTCAAGGGAGTGGTGGTAGCCATCATCTGGCCATTGAAAAGGATAAAAAGCTTCTACTAA
- a CDS encoding EamA family transporter, with amino-acid sequence MNKGIPFWMALSIALLLGVAGQISLKWGVRQEGKLAGFNIQFLRAFFNPWVLLGLFAYAVSSLFWLISISQAELSFVYPFISLNFALIALLSWLIFNDAMGPYRLLGIFLICLGVIFVSLS; translated from the coding sequence ATGAACAAGGGAATTCCTTTCTGGATGGCTTTATCAATAGCGCTTTTGTTGGGAGTTGCAGGGCAGATAAGTTTGAAATGGGGAGTTAGGCAAGAAGGGAAGTTGGCGGGATTTAACATTCAATTCCTTCGCGCTTTCTTTAATCCCTGGGTTTTGTTGGGGTTATTTGCTTATGCTGTCTCAAGTCTTTTTTGGCTAATCTCCATTTCCCAGGCGGAGCTTTCCTTCGTTTATCCCTTCATCAGTCTGAATTTCGCCCTCATAGCCCTTCTTTCCTGGCTCATTTTCAACGACGCTATGGGTCCGTATAGGCTATTAGGAATATTCCTCATCTGTCTTGGTGTGATATTCGTTTCCCTGAGTTGA